Proteins encoded by one window of Juglans regia cultivar Chandler chromosome 15, Walnut 2.0, whole genome shotgun sequence:
- the LOC108992359 gene encoding GTP-binding protein At2g22870, with product MLLLRNRLLPSPSLLLLPKSTPFPLSIPTLLSHSNRRQYPTQNVTSASTSKTTQTPPISDAARFVRTILFVPPGVDPDEVTDDMVLPGSNIVVGPYTGDSRIKEVEFVKSSGRAKDCPKDDRPEFAILGRSNVGKSSLINALVRKKEVALTSKKPGKTQLINHFLVNKSWYIVDLPGYGFAKAPDASRMDWSSFTKGYFLNRDTLVAVLLLIDASVPPQKIDLDCANWLGRNNIPLTFVFTKCDKMKASKGKRPDENIKLFQQLIRQNYREHPPWIMTSSVTGLGRDELLLHMSQLRNYWDQ from the exons ATGTTACTTCTGAGAAACCGCCTACTCCCTTCTCCTTCTTTGTTACTTCTGCCTAAATCCACACCTTTCCCCCTCTCTATCCCAACCCTTCTCTCCCACTCAAACCGCCGCCAATATCCAACCCAGAATGTAACCTCAGCCTCTACCTCGAAGACCACTCAAACACCACCTATCTCCGATGCCGCCCGGTTCGTCCGGACAATCCTGTTCGTTCCGCCCGGAGTTGACCCGGACGAGGTCACCGACGACATGGTCCTGCCTGGCTCAAACATCGTGGTCGGACCCTACACAGGTGACTCCCGGATTAAGGAAGTGGAGTTCGTGAAGAGCAGCGGAAGGGCCAAGGATTGTCCCAAGGATGACCGACCTGAGTTTGCAATTCTGGGTCGCTCTAATGTTGGCAAGTCTTCGCTTATCAATGCCCTCGTTCGCAAGAAAGAAGTTGCTCTTACATCTAAGAAACCAG GAAAGACCCAACTTATAAATCATTTCTTGGTAAATAAGAGCTGGTATATCGTGGATTTGCCTGGTTATGG GTTTGCTAAAGCCCCAGATGCTTCTCGAATGGATTGGTCATCTTTCACCAAAGGCTATTTTTTAAACAGAGATACTCTTGTTGCTGTCCTTCTTCTTATTGATGCAAGTGTTCCACCTCAGAAGATTGACCTGGACTGTGCTAATTGGCTTGGACGGAACAAT ATACCGttgacttttgttttcacaaaGTGTGACAAAATGAAAGCAAGCAAAGGAAAGAGGCCCGATGAGAACATCAAGCTTTTTCAACAGCTGATCAGACAAAATTACCGGGAACATCCCCCATGGATCATGACCAGCAGTGTCACTGGTTTGGGCAGAGATGAGCTTCTCCTACATATGTCACAGCTAAGGAACTACTGGGATCAATAG